From candidate division WOR-3 bacterium, one genomic window encodes:
- the accC gene encoding acetyl-CoA carboxylase biotin carboxylase subunit: protein MLQKVLVANRGEIALRIVRGCADLGIKSVVVYSEADREALPVLIAEEKMCIGPAAASGSYLNFSRVLSVALVKGCDAVHPGYGFLSENADFAEAVIASGLIFVGPKPDTIRLLGDKMMARQRMKAAGVPVVPGSDGALADFRSAIKLAKEIGFPVLLKAAAGGGGKGMRVINDESEMEAGWNLCQGEARASFGDDRLYLEKYITNARHIEVQILADNKGNCVSLGERDCSAQRRHQKLLEESPAPGITAELRQKLGDWAKRAAQAAGYVSAGTVEFICDESGSCYFMEMNARLQVEHPVTEMVTGVDIVGEQLKIAGGERLHIKEQPDWPRGHAIECRIYAEDPDDDFKPSPGLVTDLVFPGGPGVRVDSYIYPGYRVPPFYDPLVAKIVAWGRDREEAVRRMERALAETTIGGIATTIEFHRRLLSSPRFRKGNLTTTLLDDVW from the coding sequence ATGTTGCAGAAGGTGCTGGTTGCCAATCGGGGCGAGATTGCCCTGCGGATTGTGCGGGGTTGTGCTGACCTCGGGATAAAGAGTGTGGTTGTTTATTCGGAGGCAGACCGGGAGGCGTTGCCGGTTCTGATTGCCGAGGAGAAGATGTGCATCGGTCCGGCAGCGGCAAGCGGTTCTTATCTTAACTTCTCCCGGGTGTTATCGGTAGCCCTGGTTAAAGGTTGCGATGCGGTTCATCCCGGTTACGGTTTTCTTTCCGAAAACGCCGACTTTGCGGAGGCGGTTATCGCTTCAGGTTTGATTTTTGTGGGACCAAAACCGGATACGATCCGGCTCCTGGGCGATAAGATGATGGCGCGGCAGCGAATGAAGGCGGCAGGTGTGCCGGTTGTACCGGGTTCGGATGGTGCACTGGCGGATTTCCGTTCCGCGATTAAACTGGCAAAGGAGATTGGTTTCCCGGTTTTGCTCAAGGCAGCGGCAGGCGGTGGTGGTAAAGGGATGCGGGTCATCAACGATGAAAGCGAGATGGAAGCGGGTTGGAATTTGTGCCAGGGTGAGGCGCGGGCATCTTTTGGCGATGACCGGTTGTATCTGGAAAAGTACATCACCAACGCCCGGCATATTGAAGTGCAGATTCTTGCCGATAACAAGGGGAACTGTGTGAGTCTGGGAGAACGGGACTGTTCTGCACAGCGCCGGCATCAGAAGTTACTTGAAGAGAGTCCGGCGCCAGGGATTACGGCCGAGTTGAGGCAGAAGTTGGGTGACTGGGCAAAGCGGGCAGCACAGGCGGCGGGTTATGTGAGCGCGGGCACGGTTGAGTTCATCTGTGATGAGTCCGGAAGCTGCTACTTTATGGAGATGAACGCCCGGCTTCAGGTTGAGCATCCGGTGACAGAGATGGTTACCGGTGTTGATATTGTTGGTGAGCAGTTGAAAATCGCCGGGGGCGAGAGGTTACACATCAAGGAACAGCCTGATTGGCCAAGAGGTCATGCGATTGAATGCCGGATTTATGCCGAGGACCCGGATGACGATTTTAAACCTTCCCCGGGACTGGTCACCGACCTTGTCTTTCCCGGGGGTCCGGGGGTTAGAGTTGACAGTTATATCTATCCGGGTTATCGGGTGCCACCGTTTTACGACCCGCTCGTTGCCAAAATCGTTGCCTGGGGTCGGGACCGGGAGGAAGCGGTGCGACGGATGGAGCGGGCGCTGGCAGAGACAACTATTGGCGGGATTGCGACGACGATTGAGTTCCACCGGCGGTTGCTGTCAAGTCCGCGATTCCGCAAAGGTAATTTGACAACAACATTGCTGGACGATGTTTGGTAA
- a CDS encoding valine--tRNA ligase has product MSEENHTNFPPRYDPKPVEEKWYRFWEENGFFTANPESPKPKFSIVIPPPNVTGSLHMGHALDNTLPDILIRRKKMQGFETLWLPGTDHAGIGTQVKVEQMLAKEGKTRFDLGREEFLRRAWEWKEKYGNEIVKQLRRLGCCLDWSRFRFTLDEVCARAVREAFVRYYEKGLIYRGLRIVNWCPRCRTALSDLEVKYQEEKSQLWYIRYPYADGTGGVTVATTRPETMLGDTAVAVNPEDKRYQAVVGKMLRLPLTERLIPIVADEAVEMDFGTGAVKVTPAHDPVDFEIGERHGLARLKVIDDDGKMTALVPAKYQGMTREECRRAVVEDLKEQGLLEKIEDYEHAVGTCDRCGTAIEPLASEQWFVKMKPLAEPAIRVVEEGKVRFYPERWNKVYLDWMRNVKDWCISRQLWWGHRIPVWYCDCGKVIVAREDPVECPDCHSKSLRQDEDVLDTWFSSALWPFATMGWPEETIDYRTFFPTDFLTTDPDIIFRWEARMIFSSLEFTGRIPFVDVYIHSTVLDKTGARMSRSKGVGVDPLEIIEHYGTDACRFTIAYLESQSQSYRLWNERFELGRNFANKVWNACRLVAPHITGINSVFLDPNELTALDNWVVMRFNETLERVDKGIDSYTFSTVAQALYDFFWHDLCDWYLEFAKRRLKAQDNTVKAVLYHLFRGSLQMLHPIMPFITEELWHRLEMGGRSILESSWPKPLPAKSDTLWLVERMRDVIGGIRQVRAEMRVPAKSTVECIVNTGNEELAKFLKEQELLICELAKVSTVKFGSTRPRGSAVIVFSDCEIYVPLSGVVDVEKELERLRREVGELERLIAEIDRRLGNPDFLERAKNEVIEREQARREEFAARRERLKRILEVY; this is encoded by the coding sequence ATGTCGGAAGAGAATCATACCAATTTCCCACCCCGCTATGACCCGAAACCGGTTGAGGAAAAGTGGTACCGGTTCTGGGAGGAGAACGGGTTTTTTACCGCAAATCCTGAATCACCGAAGCCAAAGTTTTCGATTGTAATTCCCCCGCCCAATGTGACCGGCTCATTGCATATGGGGCACGCCCTGGACAACACTTTGCCTGATATCCTGATTCGGCGGAAAAAGATGCAGGGGTTTGAAACGCTCTGGCTACCGGGAACCGACCATGCCGGCATCGGCACGCAGGTCAAGGTTGAGCAGATGCTGGCGAAGGAGGGCAAGACCCGATTTGACCTCGGACGGGAGGAGTTTCTGCGGCGTGCCTGGGAGTGGAAGGAGAAGTACGGGAATGAGATTGTGAAACAGTTGCGGCGCTTGGGATGTTGTCTTGATTGGAGCCGGTTTCGCTTCACCCTTGATGAGGTGTGTGCCCGGGCGGTGCGCGAGGCTTTTGTCCGCTATTATGAAAAGGGGTTGATCTACCGCGGTCTGCGGATTGTTAACTGGTGTCCGCGCTGCCGGACCGCACTCTCGGATTTAGAGGTTAAGTATCAGGAGGAAAAGAGCCAGTTGTGGTATATCCGTTATCCGTATGCCGATGGCACGGGCGGTGTGACCGTCGCGACCACCCGACCGGAGACGATGCTCGGTGATACCGCGGTGGCGGTCAATCCCGAAGACAAGCGTTATCAGGCGGTGGTGGGAAAGATGCTGCGCCTTCCCTTGACAGAACGGCTGATTCCCATCGTGGCGGATGAAGCGGTAGAGATGGATTTTGGGACCGGGGCGGTCAAGGTAACACCAGCCCATGACCCGGTTGACTTTGAAATCGGGGAACGGCACGGGCTGGCGCGGCTCAAGGTGATTGACGATGATGGTAAGATGACAGCGCTGGTGCCGGCAAAGTATCAGGGGATGACGCGGGAAGAGTGTCGCCGGGCAGTGGTGGAAGACCTTAAAGAGCAGGGGCTGCTGGAGAAGATTGAGGATTATGAGCATGCGGTTGGGACCTGTGACCGGTGTGGCACCGCGATTGAACCGCTGGCGAGTGAGCAGTGGTTTGTGAAAATGAAGCCGCTTGCTGAGCCGGCAATCAGGGTTGTAGAGGAGGGCAAGGTCCGTTTTTATCCGGAACGGTGGAACAAGGTTTATCTTGACTGGATGCGTAATGTTAAGGACTGGTGCATTTCCCGGCAGTTGTGGTGGGGGCATCGGATTCCGGTCTGGTACTGTGATTGCGGGAAGGTTATCGTTGCCCGCGAGGACCCGGTTGAATGTCCGGACTGTCATAGTAAGAGTTTGCGCCAGGATGAGGATGTCCTTGACACCTGGTTTTCTTCTGCCCTCTGGCCCTTTGCCACGATGGGCTGGCCCGAAGAGACGATTGATTATCGGACATTCTTTCCCACGGACTTTTTGACCACCGACCCGGACATCATCTTTCGCTGGGAGGCGCGGATGATTTTCTCCAGTCTGGAGTTTACGGGTCGAATTCCATTTGTTGATGTTTACATTCACTCAACCGTTTTAGACAAAACCGGCGCCCGGATGAGCCGTTCCAAAGGAGTTGGTGTTGACCCGCTGGAGATTATTGAGCATTACGGGACCGATGCCTGTCGGTTTACCATCGCCTATCTGGAAAGTCAGTCCCAGAGTTATCGGTTGTGGAACGAACGGTTTGAACTGGGCAGGAATTTTGCCAATAAGGTATGGAACGCATGCCGGTTAGTGGCACCGCATATCACCGGCATCAATAGCGTGTTTTTGGACCCGAACGAATTGACGGCACTGGACAACTGGGTGGTGATGCGGTTCAACGAAACCCTGGAGCGGGTGGATAAGGGCATAGACAGTTACACATTTTCCACCGTGGCGCAAGCGCTTTACGACTTTTTCTGGCACGACCTGTGTGATTGGTATCTGGAGTTTGCCAAACGCCGTTTGAAAGCCCAAGACAACACGGTTAAAGCGGTGCTATATCATCTCTTTCGGGGTTCGTTGCAAATGCTGCATCCGATTATGCCCTTCATTACCGAGGAGTTGTGGCACAGATTGGAGATGGGCGGCAGGTCAATTCTTGAATCCTCCTGGCCCAAACCCCTACCGGCAAAATCGGACACGCTCTGGTTGGTGGAACGGATGCGAGATGTTATCGGTGGTATCCGGCAGGTGCGGGCGGAGATGCGCGTGCCGGCAAAGAGCACCGTAGAGTGCATTGTGAATACCGGGAACGAAGAACTGGCGAAATTCCTTAAAGAGCAGGAGTTGTTAATCTGTGAACTGGCAAAGGTGAGCACGGTAAAGTTCGGTTCGACGCGTCCCCGAGGTTCGGCGGTGATTGTGTTTTCCGATTGTGAGATTTATGTGCCGCTTTCCGGTGTGGTTGATGTTGAGAAGGAACTGGAACGGTTAAGGCGGGAAGTTGGGGAACTCGAGAGGTTAATCGCTGAGATTGACCGGCGGCTTGGTAATCCCGATTTCCTGGAACGGGCAAAAAATGAGGTTATTGAGCGGGAGCAGGCGCGGCGGGAGGAGTTTGCGGCGCGGCGGGAGCGGCTGAAGAGGATTCTGGAGGTTTATTAA
- a CDS encoding OmpA family protein: MRGVLSSLGWIAFLALAVLVLLFYNVSYLPQQGRVARLQQEISMWTQQVTELTDSLQRLTSVSDTIFNRTFRFDELFVSAESLVLSPQGKLLLRDVAPQLKALDVNFVIIGHTDGAKPPVGSPYRTGWEYSAAAAAAVANELITLGVGAERLLVCGAGDTKPLVKKGSADARLLNRRVEIAVRSR, encoded by the coding sequence ATGAGGGGGGTATTGTCCAGTTTGGGCTGGATTGCTTTTTTAGCACTGGCGGTTCTGGTTTTACTTTTCTACAATGTGAGTTATCTGCCCCAGCAAGGGCGGGTCGCACGGTTGCAACAGGAAATCAGTATGTGGACGCAACAGGTAACAGAACTCACCGACAGTCTCCAGCGCCTGACCAGCGTTTCCGATACGATTTTCAATCGAACCTTCCGCTTTGATGAACTGTTTGTCAGTGCGGAGAGTTTGGTTCTGTCTCCCCAGGGTAAGTTGCTGTTGCGTGATGTCGCACCGCAGTTGAAGGCGCTGGATGTTAATTTTGTGATTATCGGGCACACCGATGGTGCAAAGCCACCTGTTGGTTCCCCTTATCGTACGGGCTGGGAATATTCCGCCGCTGCTGCCGCGGCGGTCGCCAACGAACTAATAACCCTTGGGGTTGGCGCTGAGCGACTTCTGGTCTGTGGTGCGGGCGATACCAAACCGCTGGTGAAAAAGGGTTCGGCAGATGCGAGGTTGTTGAATCGTCGGGTGGAGATTGCGGTCCGAAGCCGATGA
- a CDS encoding DUF5683 domain-containing protein translates to MTATVALILLVAAPDSALPLGQDSLATHKVLNKSPGRAVLYSLLLPGGGQIYTRNYWKAAIIAPAEVALGYLSYSEHMKAREGWARQDTVAYLQHRDRRNTFLWWTGAVVVFSMADAYVSAQMFGFDEEMRLSLGLNRVGIQLAIR, encoded by the coding sequence ATGACCGCGACAGTCGCCTTAATCCTGCTTGTAGCAGCACCCGACTCTGCTTTGCCTCTGGGTCAGGATTCACTTGCAACTCATAAGGTTCTGAACAAGTCGCCGGGTCGAGCGGTACTTTACTCCTTGCTGTTGCCGGGCGGAGGGCAGATTTACACCCGAAATTACTGGAAGGCAGCGATAATCGCTCCGGCAGAGGTGGCACTCGGTTATCTTTCCTATTCAGAACATATGAAGGCAAGAGAAGGCTGGGCACGGCAGGATACAGTAGCCTATCTTCAGCACCGGGACCGGAGGAACACCTTCTTATGGTGGACCGGTGCGGTGGTCGTATTCTCAATGGCGGATGCCTATGTTTCGGCGCAGATGTTTGGGTTTGATGAGGAGATGCGGTTGAGTCTGGGCTTGAACCGTGTCGGTATCCAACTGGCAATTCGATAA